The following are encoded together in the Desulfofalx alkaliphila DSM 12257 genome:
- a CDS encoding purple acid phosphatase family protein — protein sequence MWFRTNLNLRKSLVSLAVMVLIIFMVINPVSASEGNGGPNTGLPDHIILSWTEDPQTTQTVTWRTGPDSTQNRVQYLPAAGFSGSFAEASEVTATAANLYHGHYQLEATIRGLAPNTSYIYRVGKEGAWSEPATFTTAVDDDKFSFLYMGDVQDGYHYWGEMIIKALEDNPGLKFGMLGGDLVNEGSSIDEWQCFFAAASPVFSQIPLMPAVGNHCDTELFWKSFALPQNGPDGYNDTFYSFDYGNCHITVLNSNYLGVPGIGGYETITNWLENDLKNCDKQWKLLVFHHPPYPVVHDWRADHLQTNWVPLFEEYGVDLVLVGHQHVYMRTKPLKGGAIQKDGEGIVYIMGNAGTKYYGPGPDHDYIAKQLAFVSNYQVIKIDGNTLSITAKDADGQVIDNYVIAKQQDTDNPAYAINPVVDAAYQIKTTNDGINTMTVNTDHSGMKYFSVQVTPVNTYVMLETVVFTHIRDGVQLGINATKADFDVVNTAQAGFNVQPGDMVKVYVVDELTNALDRNPTIFQ from the coding sequence ATGTGGTTCAGAACGAATCTTAATCTTAGAAAAAGTCTTGTTAGTTTAGCAGTGATGGTGCTGATCATATTCATGGTAATAAATCCGGTTTCAGCATCGGAGGGCAACGGTGGCCCCAACACCGGATTACCCGACCACATCATCTTGTCCTGGACGGAGGATCCCCAAACCACTCAAACTGTCACGTGGCGGACGGGGCCTGATAGTACTCAGAATAGGGTACAGTACCTGCCCGCTGCCGGCTTTAGCGGTAGTTTTGCCGAAGCAAGCGAAGTGACTGCCACAGCAGCCAATCTTTACCATGGGCACTATCAACTGGAAGCAACCATCCGGGGACTAGCGCCCAACACAAGTTATATCTACCGTGTTGGTAAAGAAGGAGCCTGGAGTGAACCTGCCACTTTTACCACCGCCGTAGATGATGACAAATTTTCTTTTCTCTACATGGGTGATGTCCAGGATGGCTATCACTATTGGGGCGAAATGATTATCAAGGCTCTGGAGGATAATCCCGGTCTCAAATTTGGGATGCTGGGTGGGGATTTGGTTAATGAAGGCAGTAGCATCGATGAATGGCAGTGTTTTTTTGCCGCTGCCTCACCTGTTTTTAGCCAAATTCCTTTAATGCCGGCTGTGGGTAACCATTGTGACACAGAGTTGTTCTGGAAATCTTTTGCTTTGCCCCAAAATGGGCCGGATGGATACAATGATACATTTTACTCCTTTGACTACGGAAACTGCCATATTACAGTGCTGAACAGTAACTACCTGGGTGTACCGGGGATTGGCGGTTATGAAACGATTACTAACTGGTTGGAAAATGACCTAAAAAACTGTGATAAGCAGTGGAAACTGCTGGTCTTTCACCATCCGCCCTATCCGGTGGTACACGATTGGCGTGCAGACCATTTACAAACTAATTGGGTGCCGCTTTTTGAAGAATATGGGGTAGATCTGGTATTGGTTGGACACCAGCACGTCTATATGCGAACCAAGCCCCTAAAGGGTGGTGCAATCCAGAAAGACGGTGAAGGTATAGTCTACATCATGGGTAATGCAGGTACCAAGTATTATGGCCCCGGGCCGGACCATGATTATATTGCTAAACAACTTGCCTTTGTGAGTAACTATCAAGTAATAAAGATTGACGGAAATACCCTTTCCATAACTGCCAAAGATGCCGACGGGCAGGTCATTGATAACTACGTAATAGCTAAACAGCAGGATACTGATAATCCAGCGTACGCCATCAACCCGGTGGTTGATGCTGCCTATCAAATAAAGACCACCAATGATGGGATTAACACCATGACGGTTAACACTGACCATTCCGGGATGAAATACTTCAGTGTGCAGGTCACTCCGGTAAATACTTATGTCATGTTGGAAACGGTTGTTTTTACACATATAAGGGATGGTGTGCAACTAGGAATTAACGCCACCAAAGCAGACTTTGACGTGGTGAATACAGCCCAGGCCGGTTTTAATGTTCAACCCGGTGATATGGTTAAGGTCTACGTGGTTGATGAGCTAACCAATGCACTTGACCGAAATCCAACGATTTTTCAATAA
- a CDS encoding ligand-binding sensor domain-containing protein: protein MKKNKLFKKLSIFVLIGFLLSTLIGFVPQQTKEALAAAPDLIITGTGLEQDVMIYASDWDNYQMVERIYSSNNSFGTHRIQKVRGYDLFELIGVGNLKTDQDYLVKFIASDNFSSTRSVSNLLDLYTYPDFGIDSEQSVMPTLGFYSVELFTSSQDSLSPPVTYADLELSTDNGAPRLYLGQQKGNIHDQNHSDFVSNVVRIVVGEERPADDPPPGDNDFADSPYKHISYSGAPYNIDAITGATFTVEGPGVTSYRALSLVQIEETNAGLYRDTYTERIGDQVLENSYEGIKVSYILDNFVKLRSDIGNIVFKDYQRKTIAEYTLEQVRDEARKMIVAYGVNEVPLVYTDYAGYIPEKYNDGGCFKLVYHGDAGDPPTFSNVAYIYVEETERPGYEHTDNPPYDDPKFMQYVFTLSGSGLGKEVNYTVADLEAMTELHVEKEYSLSNSYYYWYYNTYKGVPLWDLLIKSGLDPDIDESTPVHFIAADHYNIPPMTVREIKNHHLWGYYEKDPTDLGDGSFDGRGVEPLETGYPVLVSYGYNGYPYVNHASDSGYNSGLNNDGGPLRIVFGKLDYDYTNGANQVKFAMRVVVGEDIPYTTHSYQPYKALGNDSLTVTVIGDDGGTIKQETLTVSDIENMIYGPEVPAATAERARVKGYYYTHDAGGSGGAKISDLYEGVSLNYLLFEKIGLPGTTGTVTFTSSADGQAPLTVNLADITREDYFNEVTGATWLKPMLAFGKNGYPMVKSKGDPGYEDNPIVNRYGPLMALFGQTEKGTPGQWLRTIDSITVNISKDSYAHLEPPYDQYQSDTLSIGGSGVRKDHTVTLGELEFMQNYIFTGEYCLASDTEKELASYRGIDIYEFIRREVGFTGGADTVTFKTADGSSKTFSLDEIAKRDYINEETGANDLKVMLAYGKNERPLVSSDTSDGYDHVARNSGGPLLLVIGQTETGDLNSAKSVSGVVEIIVTATDGDSWKHDYGVYTQYLDQPVLRVTGSQVKEPRTFSLRQLEALDQHIVRDLYMGETEVEGVVLWKLIKDVVGLADGVTVPSSIRVFDGPSYNQLQNVSQVMNGVVNSRGETKDIIIGYAVNGYPLVPHSNSPGYVNNNEFGPLRLFVEENNSMWTKWMDCVVVGAGDYEEPRAEDIIDDPADPMDPVAPPELDWTIYRNDDGSGLPWANVLRATPDGQGGVWVGTSGGGAAYRDAAGQWTVYDQSNSPLPHNMVNDIAVDSNGGVWFATGSSQSPGGIAYKMGEDWTVYTTQNSGLSSDYILEITPDKDGGIWFGTGAGPIYLDADGNWNPYENENLPGKATTVIELDEEGGIWFGFHPLGQDVGIPGGYAYLDVEGNLTPYEFTEDGRWVRSISFDRDGGIWICRFGKVDYIAPDGQKNVYQTDKDLLPYIQEDDIITYIEADSLGGLWLATMQGGLFYRSEDGEFSVYNNTNTWPTSGFNYVWRLKACEDGHIWVSTNGGLAVTNLFEAAEHDKPVFTMSPVDDGAYSVGTTADGISTMTVNPGVYGFNYFTVDITPITSHEGKESVVFTHYRNGSQLGINATRADFDVVKRAQAGFNVQPGDVIKAYIVDELINAADVNPVILQ from the coding sequence GTGAAAAAAAACAAGTTATTTAAGAAACTTAGTATTTTTGTATTGATTGGATTTCTCTTATCAACTTTAATCGGTTTTGTTCCACAGCAGACTAAAGAGGCATTAGCCGCCGCACCGGATTTGATTATCACTGGGACAGGCCTAGAGCAGGATGTTATGATATATGCTTCTGATTGGGACAACTACCAGATGGTTGAACGAATTTATTCTTCGAATAACTCTTTTGGTACCCATCGAATCCAGAAAGTAAGAGGGTATGATCTGTTTGAGTTGATAGGGGTAGGCAACCTTAAGACTGACCAAGATTATCTAGTTAAGTTCATTGCGTCTGATAATTTCAGTAGTACAAGATCAGTTAGTAATTTGCTGGATTTATACACATACCCTGATTTTGGAATTGACAGTGAGCAAAGTGTAATGCCCACACTGGGATTCTACAGTGTTGAACTGTTTACTTCATCCCAAGACAGTCTTAGTCCACCAGTTACCTATGCAGACCTTGAACTTTCTACTGACAATGGTGCCCCTCGGTTGTATTTAGGACAGCAAAAGGGGAATATCCACGATCAGAACCATAGCGACTTTGTCAGTAATGTAGTTCGTATCGTGGTTGGGGAGGAACGCCCTGCTGACGACCCTCCGCCTGGGGACAACGACTTTGCTGACAGTCCCTATAAGCATATCAGCTATTCGGGTGCACCATACAACATTGATGCGATTACCGGTGCCACCTTCACTGTGGAAGGTCCCGGTGTGACTTCTTACCGTGCACTGTCTCTGGTTCAGATTGAAGAGACTAACGCTGGGCTCTATCGAGACACATACACCGAGAGAATTGGTGACCAGGTGCTTGAGAACAGCTACGAGGGCATAAAGGTTTCTTATATCCTAGATAATTTCGTTAAACTGCGCAGCGACATAGGCAATATTGTTTTTAAGGACTACCAACGTAAGACCATTGCCGAGTATACCCTAGAGCAGGTCAGGGATGAAGCCAGGAAGATGATTGTAGCCTACGGGGTTAACGAAGTACCTCTGGTCTATACTGACTATGCAGGCTACATTCCAGAAAAATATAACGATGGTGGTTGTTTTAAATTGGTGTATCACGGGGATGCCGGTGACCCTCCCACCTTCTCCAATGTAGCCTATATCTACGTTGAGGAGACTGAACGGCCGGGTTATGAACATACTGATAATCCTCCCTATGATGATCCTAAGTTTATGCAGTATGTCTTTACTTTAAGCGGCAGTGGTCTGGGTAAGGAAGTAAACTATACCGTGGCTGATCTAGAGGCCATGACCGAGTTACACGTGGAGAAAGAGTACAGTCTCTCTAACAGTTATTACTACTGGTACTACAACACTTACAAAGGTGTGCCCCTTTGGGACCTGCTGATAAAGTCCGGGCTCGATCCTGACATCGACGAAAGCACTCCTGTGCATTTTATTGCCGCAGACCACTACAACATTCCACCCATGACGGTGAGAGAAATCAAAAATCATCACCTCTGGGGTTACTACGAAAAAGACCCCACTGATCTAGGGGACGGTAGTTTTGACGGTAGAGGCGTAGAGCCCTTGGAGACGGGCTACCCTGTATTGGTGTCATACGGTTACAACGGCTATCCTTATGTCAATCATGCCAGCGACTCTGGATACAACTCCGGGTTGAATAATGACGGTGGGCCGTTGCGAATTGTCTTTGGCAAACTGGATTATGACTACACTAATGGTGCCAACCAAGTTAAGTTTGCCATGCGTGTGGTGGTGGGTGAAGATATTCCGTATACTACCCACTCGTACCAACCCTATAAGGCGCTAGGAAACGATAGCTTGACTGTAACGGTTATTGGTGATGACGGGGGTACCATTAAGCAGGAGACACTTACCGTTAGTGATATCGAAAATATGATTTATGGACCCGAAGTACCTGCGGCCACAGCTGAGCGTGCCCGGGTAAAGGGGTACTACTATACCCATGATGCCGGGGGCAGTGGCGGAGCTAAAATATCAGACTTATACGAGGGGGTCAGTTTAAATTATCTTCTCTTTGAGAAAATCGGGCTTCCCGGAACCACCGGCACGGTGACATTTACCAGCAGTGCGGACGGTCAAGCCCCACTTACAGTTAACCTTGCTGATATCACCCGGGAGGACTACTTCAACGAGGTTACCGGGGCTACCTGGCTCAAGCCGATGTTGGCCTTTGGCAAAAATGGCTACCCCATGGTGAAAAGTAAAGGTGATCCGGGATATGAGGACAACCCTATTGTGAACCGCTACGGACCTCTAATGGCCCTCTTTGGGCAGACGGAAAAAGGAACCCCGGGCCAGTGGTTGCGGACAATTGATTCCATTACTGTCAACATAAGCAAGGACTCTTATGCCCACCTAGAACCTCCCTATGATCAGTATCAATCGGACACCTTGTCCATTGGCGGTAGTGGCGTAAGAAAAGATCATACTGTGACTTTGGGTGAACTGGAGTTCATGCAGAACTACATCTTTACCGGTGAGTACTGCCTGGCTAGCGATACGGAGAAGGAGTTAGCTTCTTACCGGGGGATTGACATTTACGAGTTTATACGAAGGGAAGTGGGCTTTACCGGCGGGGCCGATACGGTGACCTTTAAAACTGCTGACGGTTCCAGCAAAACCTTTTCTCTGGATGAAATCGCCAAACGTGATTACATTAACGAAGAAACCGGTGCAAACGACCTCAAAGTGATGCTGGCTTACGGCAAAAACGAAAGACCATTGGTATCTTCTGATACATCGGATGGTTATGACCATGTAGCCCGAAACAGTGGTGGGCCGCTCCTTCTAGTCATTGGCCAGACTGAAACGGGAGACCTGAACAGTGCCAAGTCGGTTAGCGGTGTGGTGGAGATTATTGTAACTGCTACCGATGGCGACAGCTGGAAACATGATTACGGTGTCTATACCCAGTATCTCGATCAGCCGGTGTTGCGCGTTACAGGTAGCCAGGTAAAAGAGCCTCGTACCTTTAGCCTGCGGCAACTGGAAGCTCTGGACCAGCATATTGTGCGAGATCTTTATATGGGTGAAACTGAAGTTGAGGGGGTCGTTCTTTGGAAATTAATTAAAGATGTGGTTGGCCTGGCAGATGGCGTAACGGTGCCCTCAAGTATTCGTGTCTTTGATGGGCCAAGCTATAATCAACTACAAAATGTCAGCCAGGTAATGAATGGGGTGGTCAATAGTCGGGGTGAGACCAAGGATATTATCATCGGCTACGCCGTGAACGGCTACCCCCTGGTGCCTCATTCTAACAGCCCGGGCTATGTTAACAACAACGAGTTCGGCCCTTTGCGCCTATTTGTGGAAGAGAATAACTCCATGTGGACCAAATGGATGGACTGTGTTGTGGTGGGGGCCGGCGATTACGAGGAACCCCGGGCCGAGGATATAATTGACGACCCGGCGGATCCTATGGACCCTGTGGCACCGCCTGAACTGGATTGGACCATCTATCGCAATGACGACGGCAGCGGACTTCCTTGGGCCAACGTTCTTCGAGCCACCCCTGATGGCCAAGGAGGAGTATGGGTGGGCACCAGCGGAGGTGGAGCGGCCTATCGCGATGCTGCGGGACAATGGACAGTTTACGACCAATCCAATAGCCCTCTGCCCCATAATATGGTTAACGACATTGCAGTGGATAGCAACGGCGGAGTTTGGTTTGCCACCGGCAGTTCACAAAGTCCGGGCGGTATTGCCTACAAAATGGGAGAAGACTGGACTGTTTATACCACCCAAAACAGTGGCTTAAGTTCGGATTATATACTGGAAATTACCCCGGATAAGGATGGAGGCATCTGGTTTGGTACAGGTGCAGGCCCTATCTACCTGGATGCCGATGGTAATTGGAATCCATATGAAAATGAGAACCTACCCGGTAAAGCCACAACGGTCATTGAGCTGGATGAAGAGGGGGGCATCTGGTTTGGATTCCATCCCCTTGGGCAGGATGTAGGAATACCGGGGGGCTATGCATATCTCGATGTCGAGGGAAATTTAACCCCTTATGAGTTTACTGAAGACGGCAGGTGGGTGCGCTCCATATCCTTTGACCGGGACGGTGGGATTTGGATATGCCGTTTTGGGAAGGTTGATTACATTGCTCCCGATGGGCAAAAAAATGTTTACCAAACCGACAAAGACTTACTTCCGTATATTCAGGAAGACGACATAATCACCTATATTGAAGCGGACAGCCTAGGTGGACTTTGGCTGGCCACTATGCAGGGAGGCCTTTTTTACCGCAGCGAGGATGGAGAGTTTTCCGTCTACAACAATACTAATACCTGGCCCACATCTGGGTTTAATTATGTCTGGCGTCTAAAGGCATGTGAAGATGGACATATATGGGTAAGCACCAACGGAGGCCTTGCGGTGACTAATCTATTTGAGGCGGCCGAGCATGATAAACCGGTCTTTACAATGTCACCGGTGGATGACGGGGCTTATTCTGTCGGGACGACAGCTGACGGTATTAGCACTATGACAGTTAATCCTGGTGTATACGGGTTTAACTATTTTACAGTTGACATTACTCCGATTACTTCTCACGAAGGAAAAGAATCGGTTGTCTTTACACATTATAGAAACGGCAGCCAACTGGGGATTAATGCCACCAGAGCTGACTTTGATGTGGTGAAAAGAGCTCAAGCCGGTTTCAATGTTCAGCCGGGTGATGTGATTAAGGCATACATTGTTGATGAATTGATCAATGCAGCAGACGTCAATCCTGTGATTTTACAGTGA
- a CDS encoding FN3 associated domain-containing protein — protein MRIHKNFSLLGALLFSGLLFLVCIFALLTPQAAYAVGGSITITGDGVYNPGVTFTQDELRNPEVLPQHTELYSTINTWPTKYWYKGTGVKVSDLLEAAGGIKPEATLIKFSTRDGFSTTFTVSEFVYRPRYSFPNFMNNGIAGHIPGDSNEAVPVEPIIAWKSCYGQSLEAVADDQMTFNDANHLLFGQRAVTEQTNAMFAKYVTTIEVLTTEPDKWDSPTAVPNSGEVPLGTMVKLQGPDNDLDKVHYTLDGSTPTVDSPMYNWVASRWSWREDFDAVNHPIEINENTIIKAVVIGPGKRDSDIVTFEYQVADVADPGLVINKINLAKATINKEYRHTFTATGGVQPYTFAVTDGVLPKGMSLNGATLQGTPTETGTFTFTVTVTDSADPFGADSHEFVLEVGTESVLPPSGDVVLTIKGDGVTTTKEFTMSQLENMPQYQSVYSVINTWPSKSWYVGKGVKVRDLLTEAGLKGNAQQIRFRSSDGYYTTLTVQELLRDRRYRFPNFMSGGNEGHIRGSSSGAVEVEPIVALVSAEGTDNPSLMTQTNALQLMIGQRAVTEQTGPLFAKYVNEIEVLTSTPAKWDTPQADPGGGMLPSKALVKLFNNNMDIDKIHYTIDGSTPTVDSPMYNWISSRWWSQRGEETVAGINHPIELTKDTTIKAVTIGPGRLNSDIATFTYKVIEVPSTVTKSIIPSIGGTVSLGDRVTIEIPAGAMTGKDPLEVKIDRVITPPAAPEGFKFIDHVYRFSVGDNTSYEFDKKVTIKINFDAETVSAGGKPAIYYYDEIAERWFNIDGKISGNTVMAQVDHCITFAVMVVDKFVAAETIIPNKGGTVSFGDEVAIKIPAGALVGTDPVEVAIERVIDTPATPKGFSILGCVYQFSVAGKTNYNFNKSVTVELGFDPEKIKPNENPTIHYYDETEEKWINIGGEVNGNIITVQVDHCGKFAVMVAKEWAQVIILTIGQLEATIDGSTYALDAAPYVNSQVGRAMVPARFVVEMLGGEVEWLAETQQVLISDGNKEIILILGSNNVLVNGEKQAIDCAPTMLPPGRTFVPLRFVCEAMGLKVDYQADTGEITIVSGHGG, from the coding sequence ATGCGTATACATAAAAATTTTAGCTTGCTTGGTGCTTTACTTTTTAGTGGACTGCTTTTTTTGGTTTGTATATTTGCTCTGCTGACACCTCAAGCGGCATATGCCGTCGGGGGTTCGATTACCATTACCGGAGACGGTGTTTATAACCCCGGTGTAACCTTTACCCAGGATGAGCTTCGGAATCCCGAAGTATTGCCACAACATACGGAATTATACAGCACCATTAATACCTGGCCAACCAAGTACTGGTACAAGGGTACCGGTGTTAAAGTAAGTGATCTACTTGAGGCGGCGGGGGGGATTAAACCGGAAGCAACTCTAATTAAATTTTCTACCCGCGATGGCTTTAGCACAACTTTTACAGTGAGTGAATTTGTATACCGGCCACGTTATAGTTTTCCTAATTTTATGAATAATGGAATTGCAGGACATATCCCTGGCGATTCTAATGAAGCGGTGCCAGTAGAGCCAATTATAGCGTGGAAAAGTTGCTACGGTCAAAGCTTAGAAGCTGTAGCAGACGATCAGATGACCTTTAACGATGCTAATCACCTCTTGTTTGGGCAGCGGGCGGTAACTGAGCAGACAAATGCGATGTTTGCCAAATATGTAACTACCATTGAAGTGCTTACCACTGAACCGGATAAATGGGACAGTCCCACAGCTGTTCCAAATAGCGGGGAAGTGCCCCTGGGAACGATGGTTAAATTGCAGGGCCCTGATAACGATCTGGATAAAGTCCATTATACCCTTGACGGCAGTACTCCTACGGTAGACAGCCCGATGTATAACTGGGTGGCAAGCCGGTGGTCATGGCGGGAAGATTTTGATGCAGTCAATCACCCAATCGAAATTAACGAGAATACCATTATTAAAGCAGTTGTAATTGGCCCCGGGAAAAGGGACAGTGACATCGTTACTTTTGAGTATCAAGTTGCTGATGTAGCTGACCCTGGTCTTGTTATTAACAAAATTAATCTTGCCAAAGCTACCATTAACAAAGAATACCGGCATACCTTCACAGCAACAGGTGGAGTACAGCCATATACTTTTGCTGTTACCGACGGTGTTTTGCCAAAGGGTATGAGTTTAAACGGCGCAACTTTGCAGGGAACCCCCACTGAGACCGGTACCTTTACATTCACTGTAACTGTAACTGACAGTGCAGATCCGTTTGGTGCAGACAGCCATGAGTTTGTCCTGGAGGTTGGGACAGAAAGCGTATTGCCACCCAGCGGGGATGTAGTGCTAACCATCAAAGGCGACGGGGTAACCACCACCAAAGAGTTTACCATGTCTCAGCTAGAAAATATGCCCCAGTACCAATCAGTTTACAGTGTAATTAACACCTGGCCCTCTAAGAGTTGGTATGTGGGTAAAGGGGTTAAAGTGAGGGATCTGCTTACCGAGGCAGGGCTGAAAGGAAATGCCCAGCAGATAAGGTTTCGTTCCAGCGATGGCTACTATACAACCCTTACCGTTCAGGAGTTATTAAGAGACAGGCGTTATCGTTTTCCTAATTTCATGTCCGGTGGAAATGAAGGGCATATACGTGGATCTTCTTCGGGTGCTGTCGAGGTGGAACCTATTGTTGCCCTGGTTAGTGCCGAGGGCACCGATAACCCTTCCCTTATGACCCAAACTAATGCTCTTCAATTAATGATAGGACAGCGGGCCGTTACTGAGCAAACCGGTCCTTTATTTGCAAAATATGTTAATGAAATAGAAGTGCTAACCTCCACACCGGCAAAATGGGATACACCTCAGGCAGATCCAGGCGGTGGCATGTTGCCATCAAAGGCGTTGGTTAAACTGTTTAACAATAATATGGATATAGATAAAATTCATTACACCATTGATGGCAGTACACCGACGGTGGATAGTCCTATGTATAACTGGATATCCAGCCGCTGGTGGTCGCAACGCGGAGAGGAGACGGTGGCCGGGATCAATCACCCAATAGAGTTAACTAAAGATACCACCATTAAGGCCGTCACCATTGGCCCAGGCAGGTTGAACAGTGATATTGCAACCTTTACCTACAAAGTTATAGAAGTTCCCTCCACCGTAACAAAATCCATTATACCCAGCATAGGCGGTACTGTGAGCCTTGGAGATAGAGTTACCATTGAGATTCCGGCAGGTGCTATGACAGGAAAGGATCCGTTGGAAGTAAAGATAGATCGTGTTATTACTCCACCCGCTGCGCCAGAAGGATTTAAGTTTATCGATCATGTGTACAGATTTAGCGTTGGCGATAATACAAGTTATGAATTTGATAAAAAAGTAACCATCAAAATTAACTTTGATGCGGAGACAGTTTCCGCTGGTGGGAAACCAGCCATCTATTATTACGATGAAATTGCCGAGCGATGGTTCAATATTGACGGAAAGATATCCGGCAATACCGTTATGGCACAGGTTGATCATTGCATAACGTTCGCAGTAATGGTGGTAGATAAGTTTGTGGCAGCTGAAACAATCATACCCAATAAAGGCGGCACTGTAAGTTTTGGTGATGAAGTTGCCATTAAAATACCGGCAGGAGCTTTGGTGGGCACCGACCCGGTGGAGGTAGCCATAGAGCGGGTGATCGATACTCCCGCCACGCCAAAAGGATTTAGCATTCTCGGCTGTGTTTACCAGTTTAGCGTGGCCGGTAAGACAAATTACAATTTTAATAAAAGTGTGACAGTTGAGCTTGGTTTCGATCCTGAAAAGATTAAACCCAATGAAAATCCGACTATCCACTACTACGATGAAACCGAAGAGAAATGGATTAACATTGGTGGCGAGGTAAACGGGAATATCATAACTGTTCAAGTGGATCACTGTGGCAAATTTGCCGTCATGGTGGCAAAAGAATGGGCTCAAGTGATAATACTTACTATTGGGCAATTGGAGGCCACCATAGACGGTAGCACTTACGCCTTGGATGCTGCACCTTATGTAAACAGTCAGGTAGGACGCGCGATGGTGCCTGCACGGTTTGTGGTAGAAATGTTGGGTGGGGAAGTAGAATGGCTGGCAGAAACCCAACAGGTACTCATTAGTGATGGCAATAAAGAAATAATTCTTATCCTTGGATCTAATAATGTTTTAGTTAATGGCGAAAAGCAAGCCATTGACTGTGCCCCAACGATGCTCCCGCCCGGTCGCACCTTTGTTCCACTGCGGTTTGTGTGTGAGGCCATGGGCTTAAAGGTGGACTACCAAGCTGATACCGGAGAGATCACGATAGTTAGTGGGCATGGCGGTTAG
- a CDS encoding FAD:protein FMN transferase has product MQEFSDEKFIMDTLIQITVFSENEQQGSKALQDAFTAFEQINKLADRFTDDQSDLSDVNKINQSAGIGPVQVSDHTINMLERSKYFSEISDGAFDVSIAPIMDLWGFGSNWRIPSQDELDKALDQVDYRKIEIDCLNDTVILTEPGMGLDLGGVAKGYATDRAVMALINNGIEHALINAGGNIYALGTKPDGSLWQVGVQDPRGNGIIAIISVKDKAVVTSGDYQRYFIQGGVRYHHILDPSTGQQARDVIQATVVNDSATDADILSTAIFVLGPEDGVNIAKEVENTELIIITPDKQLLYTDKLSNQLVFTGKGEYHPIAR; this is encoded by the coding sequence TTGCAGGAGTTTAGCGATGAAAAATTTATTATGGACACCTTAATACAGATCACTGTTTTTTCTGAAAATGAGCAGCAGGGGAGTAAAGCATTGCAAGATGCGTTTACTGCCTTTGAGCAGATTAATAAGTTAGCTGACAGGTTTACAGATGATCAATCAGACTTAAGTGATGTTAACAAAATTAATCAAAGTGCCGGTATTGGCCCTGTGCAGGTTAGTGATCATACAATAAATATGCTAGAGCGCTCAAAGTATTTTTCTGAAATATCTGACGGTGCCTTTGATGTTTCTATTGCTCCGATAATGGACTTGTGGGGTTTTGGTAGTAATTGGCGTATTCCAAGCCAAGATGAGCTCGACAAAGCCTTAGACCAAGTGGATTACAGGAAAATAGAAATTGATTGTTTAAATGATACTGTTATTTTAACCGAGCCGGGTATGGGCCTGGATTTAGGTGGGGTTGCTAAAGGCTATGCCACAGATCGGGCGGTAATGGCTCTCATAAATAACGGAATAGAGCATGCCTTGATTAATGCCGGAGGAAATATCTACGCCTTGGGCACTAAACCTGATGGATCCCTTTGGCAGGTGGGGGTACAAGACCCTCGCGGTAACGGAATAATTGCCATAATATCTGTCAAGGATAAGGCAGTGGTAACCTCCGGTGACTATCAAAGATACTTTATTCAAGGAGGTGTACGATACCATCATATTTTAGATCCGTCCACCGGCCAACAAGCTAGAGATGTAATACAAGCTACTGTTGTAAATGATTCAGCAACCGATGCAGATATTTTATCTACAGCCATCTTTGTACTGGGTCCGGAGGATGGGGTTAATATTGCCAAAGAAGTGGAAAATACAGAGTTAATTATTATAACTCCGGACAAGCAATTGCTATATACGGACAAATTATCTAATCAATTAGTATTCACAGGAAAAGGCGAATATCATCCTATTGCCAGATAA